TTTCTTTGCATTATTATTTTGACTGGTATGAAAAAGCTTTCTGCGAAAAACTTTCATGGGCAGGCAGCGAGTTTCTTGCTTCTTATGTTGAGTTTAAGCTGGCAGGAATTGGCGATACTCCTTGTCAAATATGGCAGGATAGCGATTATTTTGTAACACAGATAAAAATTTCCAATGAACATGCGGTTACAATAAAAGTTTCTGATGCTGCTGCAAACCTGATTTTTCGAGGCGCACTGGGTGATAGACCAAAAGAAACAGGATATCTGAAATTAAAAAATATAACAGAGTTAGAAGCAACAATACTTACAGCGTTTAATGAATTTTTATACAAAAAAATCAATGGAGATTTCCTTACCTCTAAAGAAATACAAAGCGTTGACTATAAAAGAAACAATGAAGAAAAAACGATTTATCTTACTTTTTACCTTTTTGGAGATACCGATGATGAAGCCGGAAAAATAATATTTATATTCCCCGAGTTCATAATAAGAAACATAGTCCCTGTAAGCAAGCCTGAATTACCTTTAGATATTAATTATTTTAGTCCCTGCCTCGTAGAAACGGATATAATCGCAGGATATTCAAGAATTACCCTTGAAGATATAAAAAATCTTGACCTTGAAGACATTATAATCCTCGAAAACAGCCATCTTTATTCTATGATACTCAAGAATCATGAGAATTTAAGAATAAAGATTAACCCTGATATAAATATAGTAGTTAATTTAGATGAAAATAACGGAGATAACACCGTGAGTAAAGTAACAGGAAACATTTGGGACAGCCTTGAGGTAGACCTGAGCGCGGAATTTGAAAAAATTAAAATTCGACTCGGAGATTTAAGAAATATTATGGAAGGACTTGTGGTCGATGTAGCACCGATTGCGCAAAACAAACTTTTTATTAATGTCGAAGGAAAACAGGTTGCAGCCGGAGAACTTGTCATAGTAGGCGATAAATATGGAGTTAAGATAACTGAAGTTTATAACGACGCAAAAGTTGTGGAAGACGAGCCTGCTGTTACCGTATCTTCTCAGTCATCAGAAGATTCAAGATCGAATGAACATCATGAAAATGCAGATGAAGACGAATATTCTGACGAAAATGATGATGAACAAGATGAAATAGACGATTCTGACTTTGATTTCAGTGATTATGAAATAGAAGAAGATGTTTAAGAAAGGATAGGGAGTACAAAGATTATGACAGGATACTTAACAGGCTTTCTCGTTTATACGTTGGCAATGCTGGGAGTTATTTTTGTCGGTTTTGTGG
The bacterium genome window above contains:
- a CDS encoding FliM/FliN family flagellar motor switch protein; amino-acid sequence: MSPKLNNSKKSALKNAKEENKISLHYYFDWYEKAFCEKLSWAGSEFLASYVEFKLAGIGDTPCQIWQDSDYFVTQIKISNEHAVTIKVSDAAANLIFRGALGDRPKETGYLKLKNITELEATILTAFNEFLYKKINGDFLTSKEIQSVDYKRNNEEKTIYLTFYLFGDTDDEAGKIIFIFPEFIIRNIVPVSKPELPLDINYFSPCLVETDIIAGYSRITLEDIKNLDLEDIIILENSHLYSMILKNHENLRIKINPDINIVVNLDENNGDNTVSKVTGNIWDSLEVDLSAEFEKIKIRLGDLRNIMEGLVVDVAPIAQNKLFINVEGKQVAAGELVIVGDKYGVKITEVYNDAKVVEDEPAVTVSSQSSEDSRSNEHHENADEDEYSDENDDEQDEIDDSDFDFSDYEIEEDV